Proteins from a single region of Haloterrigena alkaliphila:
- a CDS encoding 2-oxo acid dehydrogenase subunit E2 — MRTEFELPDVGEGVAEGELVTWHVAVGDTVEEDQVLAEVETDKALVEIPSPYDGEVAELRAEEGEVVPVGDVLVVFEVDDASGDEADTSADPDEDATTEGDADETSADPSESVDAVESTVPEGRVFAAPSVRRLAREERVDIATLGGNGTGNRVTERDVREAAGEASAPMTAESAEIPGVEDADAEAETADADESAAAAARDGSAAAAPGGPAAASGTSAATGTASANDRGQSGALETLESRDGADRDRTLAMPATRRLARDEGVDIDDVPASEQRDGESFVTPADVSAFAAGDRSSPAPAGDGTSASSAGQGGTDGSDGPTAGDRIPYTGVRRTIGEQMATSKFTAPHVSHHDEVEVSELVDARSRLKARAEERGVKLTYLPFAVKAVVAALQSVPSLNAELDEEAEEIVVHDEYNIGIAVATDAGLMVPVIDDADEKGLLELARDINDKAERARNRRISPDEMQGGTFTITNIGAIGGEYASPIINYPEAGILALGSLKERPWVEDGDVVARPTMPISMSVDHRLVDGAEAAQFTNEVKRYLNAPALLLLE, encoded by the coding sequence ATGAGAACGGAGTTCGAACTACCAGACGTCGGCGAAGGCGTCGCCGAGGGTGAACTGGTCACCTGGCACGTCGCCGTCGGCGATACCGTCGAGGAAGACCAGGTGCTCGCCGAAGTCGAGACCGACAAGGCGCTCGTGGAGATCCCGTCGCCGTACGACGGTGAGGTCGCGGAACTGCGCGCCGAGGAAGGGGAGGTCGTTCCCGTCGGCGACGTCCTCGTCGTGTTCGAGGTCGACGACGCGAGCGGGGACGAAGCGGATACCAGCGCCGACCCTGACGAGGACGCGACGACCGAAGGGGACGCCGACGAGACGTCCGCCGATCCGTCCGAATCGGTCGACGCCGTTGAATCGACCGTCCCGGAGGGTCGCGTCTTCGCCGCGCCCAGCGTCCGCAGACTCGCTCGCGAGGAGAGGGTCGACATCGCGACGCTCGGCGGGAACGGTACCGGGAACCGGGTCACCGAACGCGACGTCCGCGAAGCGGCCGGCGAGGCGTCAGCCCCGATGACGGCGGAGTCGGCCGAAATTCCGGGCGTCGAAGACGCCGACGCCGAGGCCGAGACGGCCGATGCCGACGAATCCGCGGCAGCGGCCGCTCGGGACGGATCGGCGGCGGCCGCTCCGGGCGGACCCGCGGCAGCATCGGGAACGTCCGCGGCGACCGGAACCGCCAGCGCCAACGACCGCGGGCAGTCGGGGGCACTCGAGACCCTCGAGTCGCGCGACGGTGCGGATCGCGACCGGACACTGGCGATGCCAGCGACTCGACGGCTCGCGCGCGACGAGGGCGTCGATATCGACGACGTTCCGGCGAGCGAGCAGCGCGACGGCGAATCGTTCGTGACGCCGGCCGACGTCAGCGCGTTTGCGGCGGGCGACCGGTCGTCTCCGGCACCCGCTGGAGACGGGACGTCGGCCTCGAGCGCGGGGCAGGGCGGGACCGACGGATCGGACGGCCCGACGGCCGGCGATCGCATCCCGTACACCGGCGTCAGGCGGACGATCGGCGAACAGATGGCGACCTCGAAGTTCACGGCGCCGCACGTGAGCCACCACGACGAGGTCGAGGTCTCGGAGTTGGTCGACGCGCGCTCCCGGCTCAAAGCGCGCGCCGAGGAGCGCGGCGTCAAACTCACCTACCTGCCGTTCGCCGTCAAGGCCGTGGTCGCGGCGCTGCAGTCGGTGCCGTCGCTGAACGCTGAACTCGACGAGGAAGCCGAGGAGATCGTCGTCCACGACGAGTACAACATCGGGATCGCCGTCGCGACCGACGCCGGACTGATGGTGCCCGTGATCGACGACGCCGACGAAAAGGGGCTGCTCGAGCTGGCTCGAGACATCAACGACAAGGCCGAACGCGCTCGGAACCGGCGGATCAGTCCCGACGAGATGCAGGGCGGGACGTTCACGATCACGAACATCGGGGCGATCGGCGGCGAGTACGCCTCCCCGATCATCAACTACCCCGAGGCGGGGATCCTCGCGCTCGGCTCGCTGAAGGAGCGACCCTGGGTCGAGGACGGGGACGTGGTCGCCCGGCCGACGATGCCGATCTCCATGTCGGTCGACCACCGGCTGGTCGACGGCGCCGAAGCCGCACAGTTCACGAACGAGGTCAAGCGCTACCTGAATGCGCCAGCACTACTCCTACTCGAATAA
- a CDS encoding CoA-binding protein, with protein sequence MGVSDFFDPDGIAVIGASKTAGKLGNDAMTNIRTYDGEVYPVNPSSEGSVYGYDFVDSIHETDADLALCCVPSPVVPEVLEECGEAGVGAAVIFAGGFAEVDDEGRAREDEIGRIGEEYDMTILGPNTAGYCIPHLDLYGSFVPEIRDVETGNVALLAQSGGVGITSAFQLDREEYGVSAMFGLGNRANTDFAEFVPVLDDDPRTDAIAVHIEGTDDIDDAIEAFRESETPIIAFKAGSEDLSEFVQSHTGAPIQDRSSYEEALAGEGVVFVSSVTELLDASRAIADAPTPDGRNVGVVTAQAGPGIIIADELHERGADFPDLEPETQERVDDLLQGITYTENPVDTGRPLPEFGQVIDAVARDDNVDVVVVYEIYEDSLGYPLEELETLAAEVDKPILFTVAGPADSLEAERLRMEEVGIPTFQAPKRGAHAVAALIDSVADDA encoded by the coding sequence ATGGGAGTATCCGACTTCTTCGATCCGGACGGAATCGCCGTCATCGGCGCGTCGAAGACGGCCGGCAAGCTCGGTAACGACGCGATGACCAACATCCGGACGTACGACGGCGAGGTCTACCCGGTCAACCCCTCCAGCGAGGGGAGCGTCTACGGCTACGACTTCGTCGACTCGATTCACGAGACCGACGCCGATCTCGCGCTGTGTTGCGTCCCCAGCCCCGTCGTCCCGGAGGTACTTGAGGAGTGCGGCGAGGCCGGCGTGGGCGCGGCGGTGATCTTCGCCGGCGGCTTCGCGGAAGTCGACGACGAAGGGCGGGCGCGCGAGGACGAGATCGGTCGCATCGGCGAGGAGTACGACATGACGATCCTCGGGCCGAACACGGCGGGCTACTGTATCCCTCATCTGGACCTCTACGGCTCGTTCGTTCCGGAGATCCGCGACGTCGAGACCGGGAACGTCGCCCTGCTCGCCCAAAGCGGCGGCGTCGGCATCACCTCCGCCTTCCAGCTGGATCGCGAGGAGTACGGCGTCTCGGCGATGTTCGGCCTCGGGAACCGGGCGAACACCGACTTTGCGGAGTTCGTCCCGGTGCTCGACGACGATCCGCGGACCGACGCGATCGCGGTCCACATCGAGGGTACCGACGACATCGACGACGCGATCGAGGCCTTCCGCGAGTCGGAGACGCCGATCATCGCCTTCAAGGCCGGTAGCGAGGATCTGAGCGAGTTCGTCCAGTCCCACACGGGAGCGCCGATTCAGGACCGTTCGAGCTACGAGGAGGCCCTCGCCGGCGAGGGCGTCGTCTTCGTCTCGTCGGTGACCGAACTCTTGGACGCCAGCCGCGCGATCGCGGACGCGCCGACCCCGGACGGACGAAACGTCGGCGTCGTCACGGCTCAGGCCGGGCCGGGGATCATCATCGCCGACGAGCTCCACGAACGCGGCGCCGACTTCCCCGATCTGGAGCCCGAGACCCAGGAGCGGGTCGACGACCTCCTGCAGGGGATCACCTACACGGAGAATCCGGTCGACACCGGCCGCCCGCTCCCCGAGTTCGGACAGGTCATCGACGCCGTCGCCCGCGACGACAACGTCGACGTCGTCGTCGTCTACGAGATCTACGAGGACTCGCTGGGCTACCCGCTCGAGGAACTCGAGACCCTCGCGGCGGAGGTCGACAAGCCGATCCTCTTTACGGTCGCCGGACCGGCCGACTCCCTCGAGGCGGAACGCCTCCGGATGGAGGAGGTCGGCATTCCGACGTTCCAGGCACCCAAACGGGGCGCGCACGCGGTCGCGGCCCTGATCGACTCGGTCGCCGACGACGCGTAG
- a CDS encoding MATE family efflux transporter: MLSRLLVLLSRLLRSVLRALSGLLQRANVIERSRLRATVDLAWPRIVTGLARMSKQTADVAMVGVVLGPSAIAGLAFAYAYWQLGDRLSLGLSGGSISLVSQHYGADEIELANRAITQSYLLATALSIPLAVLFYWQADLLIGLMGGDAAAVDYGGTYLMVVAPAIVFEFYNKVASRIFAGVGDTFTPMVIRGGGAVINIVLNAVLIFGLGMGVVGAALGTAVSTAIITGGLLWGLVGKGYPTRDPLPVRLSFSGPLVDRGLLKPLVTVSAPLIFQQLARAVVAFPLLAIAAVFGSVAVAGYEIARRIRDLINSLSWGFSIASSSLVGRHIGGGDEELAAAYGSEIIRFSVLSYAVAAVFVVAFARPIAGVFVTEPEVVDLATTFVRVTAVATIGLGIDEAATGALRGAGDTRWPFYAALVGLYGFALPIAYVGVVTPLGVTALYLSLLAEMFVPAAITLYRYDSGVWRDVSRSLRERSEAVSE, translated from the coding sequence ATGCTGTCTCGGTTGCTCGTATTGTTGTCTCGGCTCCTTCGGTCGGTTCTCCGCGCTCTCTCGGGGCTGCTACAGCGGGCGAACGTCATCGAGCGATCCCGGCTGCGGGCGACGGTCGACCTCGCCTGGCCGCGCATCGTCACCGGACTGGCCCGCATGTCGAAGCAGACCGCCGACGTCGCGATGGTCGGCGTGGTCCTCGGGCCGTCGGCGATCGCCGGCCTCGCGTTCGCGTACGCCTACTGGCAACTCGGCGATCGGCTCTCGCTGGGGCTCTCGGGGGGATCGATCAGCCTCGTCTCCCAGCACTACGGCGCCGACGAGATCGAACTGGCCAACCGGGCGATCACGCAGAGCTATCTGCTCGCGACGGCGCTGTCGATTCCCCTCGCCGTCCTGTTTTACTGGCAGGCCGATCTTCTGATCGGACTCATGGGTGGCGACGCTGCCGCCGTCGACTACGGTGGAACGTATCTGATGGTCGTCGCACCGGCGATCGTCTTCGAGTTCTACAACAAGGTCGCCAGTCGGATCTTCGCCGGCGTCGGCGACACGTTCACGCCGATGGTGATCCGGGGCGGCGGCGCCGTCATCAACATCGTCCTCAACGCCGTGTTGATCTTCGGCCTCGGGATGGGCGTCGTCGGCGCCGCGCTCGGTACCGCCGTCTCGACCGCAATCATCACGGGCGGCCTGCTGTGGGGTCTCGTCGGGAAGGGATACCCGACGCGGGACCCCCTCCCGGTTCGGCTGTCGTTCTCGGGTCCGCTCGTCGATCGGGGGCTACTGAAGCCGCTCGTGACGGTCAGCGCGCCGCTGATCTTCCAGCAACTCGCGCGAGCGGTCGTCGCGTTCCCGCTGCTGGCCATCGCCGCCGTCTTCGGCTCCGTCGCCGTCGCCGGCTACGAGATCGCCCGGCGCATCCGAGACCTGATCAACAGCCTCTCGTGGGGGTTCTCGATCGCCTCGAGCAGCCTCGTCGGGCGACACATCGGCGGCGGCGACGAGGAGCTGGCGGCCGCTTACGGAAGCGAGATCATCCGGTTCTCGGTGCTCTCCTACGCCGTCGCCGCGGTGTTCGTGGTCGCCTTCGCGCGGCCGATCGCCGGCGTCTTCGTCACCGAGCCCGAAGTCGTCGATCTGGCGACGACGTTCGTACGCGTCACCGCGGTCGCGACGATCGGCCTCGGCATCGACGAGGCGGCGACCGGCGCGTTGCGCGGCGCCGGCGACACGCGGTGGCCGTTTTACGCCGCGCTCGTCGGACTGTACGGCTTCGCACTCCCGATCGCGTACGTCGGCGTCGTCACGCCGCTGGGGGTCACGGCGCTCTACCTGTCCCTGCTCGCGGAGATGTTCGTCCCGGCGGCGATCACCCTGTATCGATACGATTCGGGCGTCTGGCGCGACGTCAGTCGATCCCTCCGCGAGCGCTCGGAGGCCGTCTCCGAGTGA
- a CDS encoding IclR family transcriptional regulator — translation MDADNDHMRTRVKTVRTALDIVEALKSLDGATTTEVATHLDMPKSSVYNHLQTLEHDGYVVKNDQTYELGLRFLDLGAFARQKKGKLTDVAQPELESVAEETGELVNLLVEENGRGIFLLREQGPQSVNIDSYTGQCVHLHTTALGKTVLAHLPAERRAEIIDRHGLPEKTENTITDRDELEDALEEIRNEGVAYDLEERIKGLRCVAIPIFRDDRISGAISVSGPNSRMDDQRIQTEVLPKLRHAANIIELNQTYS, via the coding sequence ATGGATGCAGACAACGACCACATGCGAACGCGGGTCAAGACGGTGCGGACGGCGCTCGACATCGTCGAAGCGCTGAAATCGCTCGACGGTGCCACGACGACGGAAGTCGCCACTCACCTCGACATGCCCAAGAGCAGCGTCTACAACCACCTCCAGACCCTCGAGCACGACGGGTACGTCGTGAAGAACGACCAGACGTACGAACTCGGATTGCGGTTCCTCGATCTGGGGGCGTTCGCCCGCCAGAAGAAGGGCAAACTGACCGACGTGGCCCAGCCCGAACTCGAGTCGGTCGCCGAGGAGACCGGCGAACTGGTCAACCTGCTGGTCGAGGAGAACGGCCGCGGGATCTTTCTGCTGCGCGAGCAGGGCCCCCAGTCGGTGAACATCGACTCCTACACCGGCCAGTGCGTCCACCTGCACACGACCGCGCTGGGGAAGACGGTGCTGGCTCACCTGCCGGCCGAGCGCCGGGCGGAGATCATCGACCGCCACGGCCTGCCGGAGAAGACGGAGAACACGATCACCGACCGTGATGAACTCGAGGACGCACTCGAGGAGATCCGGAACGAGGGCGTCGCGTACGACCTGGAGGAGCGAATCAAGGGGCTCCGCTGCGTCGCGATACCGATCTTCCGCGACGACCGCATCTCCGGAGCGATCAGCGTCTCCGGCCCGAACAGTCGCATGGACGACCAGCGTATCCAGACCGAGGTCCTCCCGAAACTGCGACACGCGGCGAACATCATCGAACTCAATCAGACGTACTCGTGA
- the lpdA gene encoding dihydrolipoyl dehydrogenase, whose protein sequence is MVVGDVMTATDVLVIGGGPGGYTAAIRAAQHGLDTTLVERDAYGGTCLNYGCIPSKALITATDLAHEAGRAEEMGVHADPTVDMRTLVEWKDGVVDQLTGGVEKLCKANGVNLIEGTATFVDEETVRIAHGGEGQGSESIEFDHAIVATGSRPITLPGFDVEDDPVWSSRDALAADAVPDDLLVVGAGYIGMELSTAFAKAGADVAVVEMLEDALPTYEDDIARVVRDRAEDLGIEFRFGEGASEWRETDDGIEVVTETADGDESVYGADRVLIAVGREPVTESLELESLGIETDERGFVETDDYARTDLEHVFAVGDVAGEPMLAHKASAEGLVAAGVAAGEPAALDHQAIPAAVFTDPEVGTVGLTEAEAAAAGFDPVVGTMPLRASGRALTMGESDGFVRLVADEGTGFVLGGQIVAPEASELIAEVGLAIEMGATLEDIADTVHAHPTLSEAVMEAAENARGQAIHTLNR, encoded by the coding sequence ATGGTCGTCGGAGACGTAATGACAGCCACTGACGTACTGGTTATCGGCGGCGGACCCGGCGGCTACACGGCCGCGATCCGCGCCGCACAACACGGACTGGACACGACGCTCGTCGAACGGGACGCCTACGGGGGGACCTGCCTCAACTACGGCTGCATCCCGTCGAAGGCGCTGATCACCGCGACGGACCTCGCCCACGAGGCGGGTCGCGCCGAGGAGATGGGGGTCCACGCCGATCCGACCGTCGACATGCGGACGCTCGTCGAGTGGAAAGACGGCGTCGTCGACCAGCTCACCGGCGGCGTCGAGAAGCTCTGCAAGGCCAACGGCGTCAACCTGATCGAAGGGACGGCCACGTTCGTCGACGAGGAGACCGTCCGCATCGCCCACGGCGGCGAGGGACAGGGGAGCGAGTCAATCGAGTTCGACCACGCCATCGTCGCGACCGGCAGTCGACCGATAACGCTCCCCGGGTTCGACGTCGAGGACGACCCCGTCTGGTCGTCGCGCGACGCGCTGGCCGCCGACGCGGTGCCGGACGACCTGCTCGTCGTCGGGGCCGGCTACATCGGCATGGAGCTCTCCACCGCGTTCGCGAAAGCCGGCGCCGACGTGGCGGTCGTCGAGATGCTCGAGGACGCGCTGCCGACCTACGAGGACGATATCGCCCGAGTCGTACGGGACCGCGCCGAGGATCTGGGCATCGAGTTCCGATTCGGCGAGGGCGCCAGCGAGTGGCGCGAGACCGACGACGGGATCGAGGTCGTCACGGAGACCGCGGACGGCGACGAGTCGGTCTACGGCGCCGACCGCGTCCTGATCGCGGTCGGCCGCGAGCCGGTGACCGAGAGCCTCGAACTCGAGTCGCTGGGCATCGAGACCGACGAGCGCGGCTTCGTCGAAACCGACGACTACGCGCGAACCGATCTCGAGCACGTCTTCGCGGTCGGCGACGTCGCGGGCGAGCCGATGCTGGCCCACAAGGCGAGCGCCGAGGGGCTGGTCGCCGCCGGCGTCGCTGCCGGCGAGCCGGCGGCGCTGGATCACCAGGCCATTCCCGCGGCCGTGTTCACCGATCCGGAGGTCGGCACCGTCGGGCTGACGGAAGCCGAGGCCGCCGCGGCCGGCTTCGATCCCGTCGTCGGCACGATGCCGCTTCGCGCCAGCGGGCGCGCGCTCACGATGGGCGAATCGGACGGGTTCGTTCGACTCGTCGCCGACGAGGGAACCGGGTTCGTCCTCGGCGGACAGATCGTCGCCCCCGAGGCGTCGGAACTGATCGCCGAAGTCGGCCTCGCGATCGAGATGGGCGCGACGCTCGAGGACATAGCCGACACGGTCCACGCGCATCCGACCCTCTCGGAGGCGGTCATGGAGGCGGCCGAGAACGCGCGCGGGCAGGCCATTCACACGCTGAATCGGTAG
- a CDS encoding SLC13 family permease — MDLSRHVERVRSPPVAFLVAAVVAAATLATVPGGDVAWMLSITVFCIALWILTPIPPAYTGIIGIGLIAVAFSTDRALTGFQKPATWLIGFGLVMGETTRRSGLAAWAGDWITSRTLTASTASRPVRTYRRLLVALALGAHALALLIPSALVRILIIAPVLKETGTLFDSREARVGLFLGPVFATFYGSSGILTADLPNIMITGFGGSIAGHHVSWTEWLSHMYPVMGITRVVLVCAIIYLLFRPDPDSSVELPAGTRDAATSTERHMLAFLLVGAGIWATDFVHGFHPVVGALAVVVLALLPRVGVTDFGTVAEETDFSILFFLAAVFAIGDGLAATGFTEDAASHLLEFVPTEAPLAVVLAVVFGITFALAFLMEGLAVASVLTPILIPYAESAGLPLTPVLMSEAMALSSYFFPYQSAVLVVILAEGTADTGEVIRTTVACSVATILLLLPLQFGVFTLLY, encoded by the coding sequence ATGGATCTCTCGAGGCACGTCGAACGGGTGCGGTCGCCGCCGGTCGCCTTTCTCGTCGCGGCCGTCGTCGCGGCGGCCACGCTGGCGACCGTTCCCGGCGGAGACGTGGCGTGGATGCTCTCGATCACCGTCTTCTGCATCGCACTCTGGATCCTCACGCCGATCCCGCCGGCGTACACCGGGATCATCGGGATCGGCCTCATCGCCGTCGCGTTCTCGACCGACCGGGCGCTGACCGGGTTCCAGAAACCCGCGACGTGGCTCATCGGATTCGGACTCGTGATGGGCGAGACCACCCGCCGGAGCGGGCTGGCGGCCTGGGCCGGCGACTGGATCACGAGTCGCACGCTGACGGCGTCGACCGCCTCCAGGCCGGTACGGACCTATCGACGACTCCTCGTCGCGCTCGCACTCGGCGCACACGCCCTCGCGCTGCTCATCCCGTCCGCCCTCGTTCGTATCCTCATCATCGCCCCGGTCCTCAAGGAGACCGGCACGCTGTTCGACTCGCGGGAGGCGCGGGTCGGCCTCTTTCTCGGGCCCGTCTTCGCGACGTTCTACGGCTCGTCGGGGATCCTCACGGCCGACCTCCCGAACATCATGATCACCGGCTTCGGGGGGTCGATCGCCGGCCACCACGTCTCCTGGACGGAGTGGCTGTCGCACATGTACCCCGTCATGGGAATAACCCGCGTCGTGCTCGTTTGCGCCATTATCTACCTGCTGTTCCGTCCGGACCCTGACTCGAGCGTCGAGTTGCCGGCGGGGACGCGAGACGCCGCGACCAGCACCGAACGGCACATGCTGGCATTCCTGCTGGTGGGCGCGGGGATCTGGGCGACCGACTTCGTCCACGGCTTCCACCCGGTCGTCGGTGCGCTCGCCGTCGTCGTCCTCGCGTTGCTTCCCCGGGTCGGCGTCACCGACTTCGGAACCGTCGCCGAGGAGACCGACTTCTCGATCCTGTTCTTCCTCGCCGCCGTCTTCGCCATCGGCGACGGACTGGCGGCCACCGGGTTCACCGAGGACGCGGCCTCCCACCTCCTCGAGTTCGTCCCGACCGAGGCGCCCCTGGCCGTCGTGCTGGCGGTCGTCTTCGGAATCACGTTCGCCCTCGCGTTCCTGATGGAGGGGTTGGCCGTCGCGAGCGTCCTCACGCCGATCCTGATCCCCTACGCCGAGTCGGCGGGGCTGCCGCTGACGCCGGTGTTGATGTCGGAGGCGATGGCGCTGAGTTCGTACTTCTTCCCCTACCAGTCCGCCGTGCTCGTCGTGATTCTGGCCGAGGGGACCGCCGACACTGGCGAGGTGATCCGGACGACCGTCGCCTGTTCGGTCGCGACGATCTTGCTCCTGCTCCCGCTCCAGTTCGGCGTCTTCACGCTGCTCTACTGA
- a CDS encoding Rieske (2Fe-2S) protein: MVDRDNFTKVAEVGDIPKGEGEGFEIDGIEIAVFNTGDEYYAISNRCSHQRAPLCKAGDRKINAEDTWTEERGGLDTEACTVSCPWHLWEWDLETGEHEASGQRIGTFDVTVDDDDVLVRI, from the coding sequence ATGGTCGACAGAGATAACTTCACCAAGGTGGCAGAGGTCGGCGACATCCCGAAAGGCGAAGGCGAGGGGTTCGAGATCGACGGCATCGAGATCGCCGTGTTCAACACCGGCGACGAGTACTACGCGATCAGCAACCGCTGTTCCCACCAGCGCGCCCCCCTGTGCAAGGCGGGCGACCGGAAGATCAACGCGGAAGACACCTGGACGGAGGAACGCGGCGGCCTCGACACCGAGGCCTGCACGGTCTCCTGCCCCTGGCACCTCTGGGAGTGGGACCTCGAGACGGGCGAACACGAGGCGTCCGGCCAGCGCATCGGCACGTTCGACGTGACGGTCGACGACGACGACGTGCTCGTCCGAATATAA
- a CDS encoding helix-turn-helix domain-containing protein, with protein sequence MDEDDSFDVSPRDIAILKARVDHPTSSTRELSGILEEEYGISLSHNRINEILRTMSEQEIFRETILPNREIFRHYLFRIGFNFTNFEENWRDCYFALQNDPHVLMFFTADSSYHWHVITQFRTDNQMERWVHEFFKAHGDLIGGFHNTMLHSVHKFQTEAAVFDDILAETEEGRQYLDHESD encoded by the coding sequence ATGGACGAAGACGACTCGTTCGACGTATCACCGCGGGATATCGCCATCCTCAAAGCGAGAGTCGATCATCCCACGTCGTCGACGCGGGAACTCAGCGGAATCCTCGAGGAGGAGTACGGGATCTCCCTCTCCCACAATCGTATCAACGAAATTCTGCGGACGATGTCCGAGCAGGAGATCTTTCGGGAGACGATCCTCCCGAACCGGGAGATTTTTCGCCACTACCTGTTTCGGATCGGGTTCAACTTCACGAACTTCGAGGAAAACTGGCGAGACTGCTATTTCGCCCTGCAGAATGATCCGCACGTCCTGATGTTCTTCACCGCGGACAGCAGCTATCACTGGCACGTCATCACGCAGTTCCGGACGGACAACCAGATGGAGCGGTGGGTCCACGAGTTCTTCAAAGCGCACGGCGATCTGATCGGCGGGTTCCACAACACGATGCTCCACAGCGTCCACAAGTTCCAGACCGAGGCCGCGGTCTTCGACGACATCCTCGCGGAGACCGAGGAGGGCCGACAGTATCTCGACCACGAAAGCGACTGA
- a CDS encoding amidohydrolase family protein — translation MASSIRRLADDAEVPEQAFEDEIIDLDFHVNPLEDELLAYVEDERALDKLTTEFGATPVMGKWDAAYGIKEGQEGLFTQGRAKYAEDVHEACESLAVDEPIVNPGINNLNLQHHPVLKNAVCQAANDYMVDNFVDEGVYTSMMVPKWDPEYAVEEIERVASEENVVAAYSWFDPKVPWGNEQFDPVFEALVENDLPLLLHGSLAYWPQHSYVGDDMLTWTEVLGFDWPIYAMINVVNMIMRGVFDKYPELDVVIQEGGHWWVPFLRYRMDEFYEMHPEDVQITPRKMESGETYLQRAPSEYLRDNISLCTQPFALPRNAGDAENLLDLSMAAEMFTYSSDWPHQTLDPPTWFYTSRAFDDETRERILSRNAREILDI, via the coding sequence ATGGCATCATCGATCAGGCGGTTAGCCGACGATGCGGAGGTCCCGGAGCAGGCGTTCGAGGACGAAATCATCGATCTGGACTTCCACGTCAATCCGCTCGAGGACGAGTTGCTGGCGTACGTCGAGGACGAGCGAGCGCTGGACAAGTTGACGACCGAATTCGGCGCGACGCCGGTCATGGGGAAGTGGGACGCGGCCTACGGGATCAAAGAAGGCCAGGAAGGGCTGTTCACGCAGGGCCGAGCCAAGTACGCCGAGGACGTCCACGAGGCCTGCGAGTCGCTCGCGGTCGACGAACCGATCGTCAATCCGGGGATCAACAACCTCAACCTCCAGCACCACCCGGTGCTGAAGAACGCCGTCTGCCAGGCGGCCAACGACTACATGGTCGACAACTTCGTCGACGAAGGGGTCTACACCTCGATGATGGTCCCGAAGTGGGATCCCGAGTACGCCGTCGAGGAGATCGAGCGCGTGGCCTCGGAGGAGAACGTCGTCGCGGCCTACTCCTGGTTCGATCCGAAGGTCCCGTGGGGGAACGAGCAGTTCGACCCCGTCTTCGAGGCCCTCGTCGAGAACGACCTGCCGCTGTTGCTCCACGGCTCGCTCGCGTACTGGCCCCAGCACTCCTACGTCGGCGACGACATGCTGACGTGGACCGAGGTGCTCGGCTTCGACTGGCCGATCTACGCCATGATCAACGTCGTCAACATGATCATGCGCGGCGTCTTCGACAAGTACCCCGAGCTGGACGTCGTGATCCAGGAAGGGGGCCACTGGTGGGTGCCGTTCCTCCGCTACCGGATGGACGAGTTCTACGAGATGCACCCCGAGGACGTCCAGATCACGCCGCGCAAGATGGAGTCCGGCGAAACGTACCTGCAGCGCGCCCCCAGCGAGTACCTCCGGGACAACATCTCCCTCTGCACGCAGCCGTTCGCGCTGCCGCGCAACGCAGGGGACGCGGAGAACCTCCTCGACCTCTCGATGGCCGCGGAGATGTTCACCTACTCGAGCGACTGGCCCCACCAGACGCTGGACCCGCCGACGTGGTTCTACACGTCGCGGGCGTTCGACGACGAAACGCGCGAGCGAATACTCAGCCGCAACGCCAGGGAGATCCTGGACATCTAA